The sequence below is a genomic window from Coffea arabica cultivar ET-39 chromosome 4c, Coffea Arabica ET-39 HiFi, whole genome shotgun sequence.
AATAtcatataattttaatttttattatgttATCATTTTTTATATGTAATTCAAAAATATTCCAAACAACTATTCAAAAGTCAAAGAATAAAGTATCTCAAAACATTTGTTTActtgtaaaaaagaaaattttattttgagtataagaaaaattttatacATTCAATTATTAATTAGGCTCACAAATGTCTTAAGATAGATTTATAAGGATAAACTTGACATTCTGCTATATTGGGTTTTTTAAGATGAAGTTGGAAAGAACTTTTCTTAACGTTTTTCTTAGAAATAGAATTCCAGGAAAAAGTTGGAATAAACATTTCAAGAAGAATGGACTTTCCATTTAAATGATCTATGTCAAACCAATGAAATAGATAAGTTATAAAAGCCTTTTCTTTCGAGACTATTCCTACATGCCAAACAATAGTTTTAGGGTACAGAATGAAATCGATGTTTTCGAAATATGATTAGACTGAACTCGTTTGGTTGACTGATTGAACGAAGAATCAACTTAGAATAATAAATATTTATCATTCAAAATGATCTATAGCAATTTAGGTTGACTAAATGGAAAGAGTATTCCGTTTAAATGATCTATACCAAACTTAGAATAGAATGACCAAGTTATAAAGTTTTTTTTAGGCTATTCCTGCATACCAAACATATGGTTAAGGTACGGAATGAAATTGATGTTTTCAAAATATGACTAGACTGAACTAGTTAGGTTGACTGATTGAACCAAGAGTCGGGTCTGTCACCAGATTTTAGGTTGAAGTAAGTAAAAATAAACAATGAGTAATACTCAGACACAAACCAATCAAATTGGACAAAACTGATAAAACTCCAACAGTTGAACAGGCTAGCCACTAGAAATTTTTTCGCTTTATATATTTTGTATTATTCAAATTTTCTAATTATAGActaaatataaaaaatggacTTTTAATTGAACTAGTGCCCTCCCTGGGTTGCTTATCAGGTTTCGAGTCTTGCCTGGGACTACCGTGTTCGAGGGAGTAGGGCCTCCCTTCTCAGGTTGCATGGGGATTAGTTGGATCGAAAACCGGATACCTCTTgtgtcagaaaaaaaaaaaattgaactagTGGTTGAACCATGAAGGCATGAACCAAAAGCTCATTTGGTTCATTCAACCATCCGAGTTTAATAATATTGAGTTTAGTAAACCTTACAAACCAAATAGATTTTGATCTTGCACATCGTAGTAAAGGATGCCATTTAATAAGTTGTCACGTCCAAGTCATCTAAACTAAAAAACATTTGTATGATACTACCAAACAAAATCTAAACCTTCCAGCCTAGTGCAAGTCACTACCTTCAAAGCTAGTACTAGATGATTTATTACCAATAAACATAATTCTTTTCAGAATTGAAACTAATTATAACTTCTCATTGTGCGATGCAATTAAAGAGATGGAGAGAGATCTAATTTACCAGGATGATGGCTTTCATATCATCGGGGCCAAGAGCGAAGCCGATAGTGCTTTCCTTATTAACCTCGATCAGAATGTCCACAAAGTCTAGGCATCTTGCCTCGACGGAATGGTCATTTTCAGCCTCACCTTTCCTCTTATTTATGTGCTCTTCTATTACACCGTCAAGAAATTCATCAGTCAGTTTAACAAATTTCTCCACTTTCAAGTCCAAACCATTGAAACGATTAACCCATGCAAGCCAAGGAATGTAGTCTCCTACATCAAAAACACCCATTAACTCAACAAAAACCCTCAAATTTTCCATAAttttcctccctttttcttcctcactaTACTTCCTCCCCAGGGCAACCCTACAAATTATATCATTCGTGAGAGTTACAAATATTTCAGTTAAGTTTACAGGTGAAGAAGAACACATCTGGCCGATCTTTTCGATCATGAGTGAAGTCTCTTCTTCTCTAACATGCTGATATGACTGAACCCTTTTGTTACTCAAAAGATGCAGCACACAAATGCTTTTGGCTTGTCTCCAATACTCACCGTACGGTGTAAATGCTACGTCCCTACTTCCGTAGAATAGTCTATTTATAACGCTCGATTTAGGCCTGTTTGAAAAAACCAGATCATGGGTTTTCATGAGCTGGCTAGCTGCATCAGAGGAAGAGGCAACCAGCACTGGCTTGCTTCCAAAATGAAGTAGCATGAGTGGGCCATATTTTCTTGACAATGATTGGAGGGATCTGTGTGGAAACAAGCCAAGCTGGTGAATATTTCCAATAATTGGGAGCTTTGGTGGAGATGGTGGTAGCCTTTTTTGGGGTTTAGAAGCAGCATCGAACCATTTCAAAAGGGCTAGAAGGAATACAACTGAGGAAACTGAGAAACATACAAGATCAAAAGAGAACGCCATGAGTCATATGatcttgtgtttgcctattaaTGGGCTACTCTTCTTATATAATGATAACATCGGGACCACCGATGaatatttaattattaaatacaaGGGATGATTTAAGCCCACACGTTACATAGGACAAAACTATATAGTAGGACAAATTGATTGGTCTCTGATTTATCTTTTGGAGCTATGGTATTCGAATCATGGAGAAAACTCCATTATGACTCATGAGAGAATAACCattcacattttgcaaaattttttaccccaagaaagaggaaaagacGTTTAGCATAGCATATCTTTTCAAACGTCAAACATCTTTCGTCCATAGCCCACAGCTGGCAGTTGATTCTCCTTGTTGCCACGTACGTCTTGTCAAATTACTTatgttacaaaatttcaacGGTTAGGTCCAAAAACAGGTAACTCCGTCTAGGTTACCACAATCAATTATGGCCATCATTTTGGGTCtttgaagaaaatttgacaTGCAATTTTCGTAATCTTAAGTTTGAACTAATGTTTAATAGTACAAATGCATCATATGCTTGTGACTTGTGACTTCTGAGTTTGAATTTTCTTTCGGAATTTTGAGGAACTAATATTTGGAAGCTTTATTAATTAACTTTTTCTACCATGGCACGATATTCTTCAACTCTGAAAATATTCGAATATAAAATGTTACCTCATGAAATGTTTTACCAGGAGCTGATTAAGATGTAATTAGTTTATGCTCATACTGGCTTCTGTAGGTGAGTGTGATGGGATCATTAAAGATCTAATCACGTGATTGAAGGTTATGAGCATAGTTGTTAGGATCATGATCCGCATCGTAGGATCCTACGATCCAAATTAAGACTAACGATCCTGATACGATCCTACTATTTTcaataaattaaataacaattttagtattttgactatatctttgTGTAGAAAACTCGAAATTAAATGTCGTTTATTGCATTGTAAACTATATTCAGAGTACTTTAAATCCATATAAATAATTAAGCCCAATTTCAAACCTAGAAAATTTGATGAATCTTTAAATTTGACTCATATAATTTACTAAAGTGAATAAATGATCTTTGTTATAGGTTATCACATGGAGCTAGTGTTTTGTgtctttattataatatattaatatggTTTAGAGCCTTTAGAAATGAGTTAACCTTAATTAACAATATAATTATATTGACTGCACATGAATTACATTATTTGTTACTATATTTATGAAttgcaaacttaaaaattataaatatgacaatttattacattttttgTAGGATCTACCGATTCTATGATCCGATCTTACGATCCGATCTTGCAAACCAAAAAACGATCCTAGATGGGATCCCGATTTTGAAAACCTTGGTTATGAGTTTTATCTATAGTAAATTTGGCAATTGTTAGCccttttaaaactaatgatttGTCTAACTCGTTGGATAATCAAAAGATTTTGCTTTGACTTTGTTTTGTGGGATAATAACTGAAACCTCcctaggttgtggtatccctaactactcatgcaagtgctatttttggatcatttagtactacatctaggctagttatggtgtaatttccttaaacatgtgaaacctactttcgtagtgaatcaactatactcataactaatccatacctattttcatggttatgaaattagttacaagttcatttcttcaatgaaattacatgaaatgaatcactaaaaaccacataggtgcacctctactttcgtgagtgtactccctatgtttagcacttcttgaactagtgttaaatctcaatttccattgcagaaacaacaccttaaataatcataattaatg
It includes:
- the LOC140005262 gene encoding norfluorocurarine oxidase-like, whose amino-acid sequence is MAFSFDLVCFSVSSVVFLLALLKWFDAASKPQKRLPPSPPKLPIIGNIHQLGLFPHRSLQSLSRKYGPLMLLHFGSKPVLVASSSDAASQLMKTHDLVFSNRPKSSVINRLFYGSRDVAFTPYGEYWRQAKSICVLHLLSNKRVQSYQHVREEETSLMIEKIGQMCSSSPVNLTEIFVTLTNDIICRVALGRKYSEEEKGRKIMENLRVFVELMGVFDVGDYIPWLAWVNRFNGLDLKVEKFVKLTDEFLDGVIEEHINKRKGEAENDHSVEARCLDFVDILIEVNKESTIGFALGPDDMKAIILDVFAGGTDTTQTVMEWAMSELLKKPITLQKLQAEVREVTQGKPEITRDDLEKMRYLKAVIKETLRFHVPVPLLVPRESTRDIKIMGCDIAAGTLVLVNASAIARDPMLWENPEEFQPERFLNSNIDFRGFNFELIPFGSGRRVCPGINFAISVNELALAKLVNKFNFALPDGMKPEDLDMTEASGITVHRKHPLHAIATPYLC